In the Leptospira limi genome, one interval contains:
- a CDS encoding dicarboxylate/amino acid:cation symporter, with amino-acid sequence MSLPKIAFWKQILISLVLGLSLGISLNPESGIVSKESINPYLPWLKLPGDIFLNLLQMIMIPLVIVSIALGVSSLKNLKDLWNLGSKTLIYFIFTTIISVSIGVSLTLVSKPGNQIQNKIQYPSTTDSISVNVSKDKEESIPEIITNIIPKNIINVWSKQQMLSIVFLGMMLGIFFLTSKESGTALKAFCHSLESFCLWVVSLAMKLAPLAVMGLMSYAMVQIGFTLVMGLITYILTVLVGLFLILLFYGLIVFVFTKQNPIYFFYLIREIPILGFSTSSSSSVLPYSLKVAKEKLKLKETVADFVLPLGATINMDGTALYQAVATVFLSQVYQIELSSIDLFLLVGTVTAASIGTAATPGVGLVILSSILYTFHIPIEGITILFGVDRFLDMCRTSVNLTGDLSCAYIMDHIWKEEK; translated from the coding sequence ATGTCACTTCCCAAAATTGCCTTTTGGAAACAAATTCTCATCTCTTTAGTGTTAGGTTTATCTTTAGGAATTAGTTTAAATCCTGAATCCGGAATCGTTTCTAAAGAATCGATAAATCCCTATTTACCATGGCTTAAACTTCCAGGTGATATATTTTTAAACCTATTACAAATGATCATGATTCCACTTGTGATTGTTTCCATTGCACTAGGAGTTTCCAGTCTAAAAAATCTGAAAGACCTTTGGAATTTGGGCAGTAAAACATTAATTTATTTTATCTTCACAACCATTATTTCTGTAAGCATTGGTGTTTCGCTTACTTTGGTTTCCAAACCTGGGAACCAAATCCAAAACAAAATTCAATATCCATCAACGACAGATTCCATCTCGGTCAATGTATCTAAGGATAAGGAAGAATCGATTCCTGAAATCATAACAAATATCATCCCGAAAAACATAATTAATGTTTGGTCGAAACAACAAATGTTATCGATCGTATTTCTGGGAATGATGTTAGGAATTTTTTTTCTAACATCCAAAGAATCTGGAACAGCCCTCAAAGCATTTTGTCATTCCTTGGAAAGTTTTTGCCTCTGGGTGGTTTCTTTGGCAATGAAACTTGCCCCACTCGCTGTAATGGGCCTGATGAGTTATGCCATGGTTCAAATTGGTTTTACATTAGTTATGGGCTTGATTACATACATTTTGACTGTGTTAGTTGGACTATTTTTGATTTTGTTATTTTATGGATTGATAGTGTTCGTTTTTACAAAACAAAACCCAATCTATTTTTTTTACTTAATTCGTGAGATCCCAATTTTGGGTTTTTCCACATCCAGTTCGAGTTCTGTTTTGCCTTATTCACTCAAAGTCGCAAAAGAGAAGTTAAAACTAAAAGAAACAGTAGCTGATTTTGTTTTACCCTTGGGAGCCACTATCAATATGGATGGAACAGCCCTATACCAAGCAGTTGCCACTGTATTTTTAAGCCAGGTGTACCAAATTGAATTAAGTTCAATTGATTTGTTTTTGTTAGTTGGAACAGTAACAGCAGCTTCCATTGGAACAGCAGCCACACCTGGAGTAGGTCTCGTAATTCTTTCCTCCATCCTTTATACCTTCCATATACCCATAGAAGGTATTACAATTCTTTTTGGTGTTGACCGCTTTTTGGATATGTGTAGAACTTCAGTAAATCTGACCGGCGACCTCTCTTGCGCTTATATCATGGACCATATCTGGAAGGAAGAAAAATAA
- a CDS encoding SGNH/GDSL hydrolase family protein: MKKLRFIFLIGVTVFLIHCDKKKDPVNDFETNLLCTTLAICNGETPAKTGIIGDSWTDLLLGFPFVETLRPQLENRYNYKFAGATLGGKTLQQVVSQGLQFQVIDQGGADMKVVLLSLGGNDIQANLNEYIGNISAVQAQRFATIKANLKQLIITGNAYKISRFGGPPIKWIIHGYDYPNPYMSPVIGSSDEGCKSKFDRIGLIVPDAGVFTSTQLDAFNNLLVDITREEPSLIYVDLRNTLGGKPASRAELMLDCIHANNLGYTLLADKLARLIYPFTNIGL; encoded by the coding sequence ATGAAAAAACTTAGATTCATATTTTTAATTGGGGTCACAGTATTCCTCATACATTGTGACAAAAAAAAGGATCCAGTAAATGATTTTGAAACAAATTTACTATGTACTACCCTTGCAATTTGTAATGGAGAAACACCAGCAAAAACGGGAATCATTGGTGATAGTTGGACCGACCTTTTATTAGGTTTTCCATTTGTCGAAACCCTAAGACCTCAATTAGAAAATCGATACAATTATAAATTTGCGGGAGCAACTTTGGGTGGAAAAACTCTACAACAAGTTGTTAGCCAAGGACTCCAGTTCCAAGTGATCGACCAAGGCGGCGCTGATATGAAAGTTGTTTTACTTTCATTAGGTGGAAATGATATCCAGGCGAATCTAAATGAATACATTGGAAATATCAGCGCTGTCCAAGCTCAAAGATTTGCTACCATCAAAGCAAATTTAAAACAACTCATCATCACCGGTAATGCATATAAAATCTCTCGTTTTGGTGGTCCACCAATCAAGTGGATCATTCATGGGTATGATTATCCAAATCCATATATGTCGCCAGTGATTGGAAGTTCAGATGAAGGTTGTAAATCTAAATTCGATCGAATTGGACTGATTGTTCCTGATGCAGGTGTATTTACTTCCACTCAACTTGATGCTTTTAACAACTTACTTGTTGATATCACAAGAGAGGAACCTTCACTGATTTATGTTGATTTAAGAAATACATTGGGTGGAAAACCTGCTTCAAGAGCTGAATTGATGTTAGATTGTATTCATGCCAATAATTTAGGGTATACACTTCTAGCAGATAAATTGGCGAGATTGATTTACCCATTCACAAATATAGGACTATAA
- a CDS encoding TRL-like family protein, translating into MKKFLSVGWIFFLGNCLSIQIGNPSFTVLQNKGQSGWYTPGKIPVPGDTYVESCTTNYFGLVSVGNASYEWVTKKSQLKEIHSVDHIYKNQYFFFQELCLRVTGI; encoded by the coding sequence ATGAAGAAATTCCTAAGTGTTGGATGGATTTTTTTTTTAGGAAACTGTCTTAGTATCCAAATTGGAAATCCATCTTTCACCGTTTTGCAAAACAAAGGACAATCTGGATGGTATACCCCTGGAAAAATTCCAGTTCCCGGGGATACCTACGTAGAGTCCTGTACCACCAATTATTTTGGTCTTGTGAGTGTAGGGAATGCTAGTTATGAATGGGTAACAAAAAAATCCCAGCTAAAAGAAATTCATAGTGTAGATCATATTTATAAAAATCAGTATTTCTTTTTCCAAGAACTTTGTTTGCGGGTAACAGGAATATGA
- a CDS encoding TRL-like family protein — translation MISSFYKTNFQTYWTKNCKNNFIIPYRVIYKRLLTNSVSKRSVRVFLFILPFFFQQCASSGFGTQGLLYENQRISMLETGISSSKEGFACSKSYLGLVAYGDASIEMAQRQGNIKEITSIELETYNFFGIYAKLCTVTRGN, via the coding sequence ATGATATCATCCTTTTACAAAACCAACTTTCAAACCTATTGGACCAAGAATTGCAAAAATAATTTCATAATTCCCTACCGAGTTATATACAAACGATTATTAACAAATTCCGTTTCCAAACGAAGCGTTCGCGTTTTCCTTTTTATTCTGCCCTTTTTTTTCCAACAATGTGCGAGTTCAGGATTTGGTACCCAAGGATTGTTGTACGAAAACCAAAGAATTTCCATGTTGGAAACAGGAATCTCCTCTTCCAAGGAAGGCTTCGCTTGTTCGAAATCTTATTTAGGACTCGTCGCCTATGGGGACGCATCGATCGAAATGGCACAAAGGCAAGGAAACATCAAAGAAATTACGTCAATTGAATTAGAAACCTATAATTTCTTCGGGATTTACGCAAAACTATGTACGGTAACGAGAGGAAATTAG
- a CDS encoding Ig-like domain-containing protein has translation MVMWKRIRLLFLFVFSSVHCLPEPSPSLLGILVLPLVTQTSATFTIESTTPVNGATGVSLTPTITIIMTQAIDSTSLNTNISCSPSCPSLTGGSSNRTITLTPSSALTSGITYTITLNQNIQSTFGLTLGTNTSFSFTTL, from the coding sequence ATGGTCATGTGGAAAAGAATCAGATTGTTATTTCTATTTGTTTTTTCTTCCGTACATTGTTTGCCGGAACCATCTCCTTCCTTACTAGGTATTCTTGTTTTACCCCTTGTCACGCAAACTTCTGCTACCTTTACCATTGAGTCCACAACACCAGTCAATGGAGCCACAGGTGTCAGTTTGACTCCTACGATCACCATCATCATGACCCAAGCAATTGATTCCACCTCTCTCAATACGAATATTTCCTGCTCTCCCTCTTGTCCAAGCCTGACCGGTGGATCATCGAACCGTACGATCACTCTCACGCCATCAAGTGCACTTACTTCAGGGATTACTTACACAATCACCTTAAACCAAAACATCCAATCCACCTTTGGACTCACCTTAGGAACCAATACTAGTTTTAGTTTTACAACCTTATGA
- a CDS encoding sodium-translocating pyrophosphatase, protein MNVELIIIVMALVSIATAIFYAARVIRIQVGVEGGNDKETAKLKEISAAIAEGAMAFLLREYRVILLFISFMTVLIYLLLDNPNTEFNEGIYTSIAFVSGALISCLSGFIGMKIATAGNVRTAQAAKTSLSKAFRVAFDSGAVMGFGLIGLAVLGMIGLFLLFTGSNPAVAKHILMESLAGFGLGGSSVALFGRVGGGIYTKAADVGADLVGKVEKGIPEDDPRNPATIADNVGDNVGDIAGMGADLFGSAAEATCAALVIGATASALADNNSALLYPLLISAIGIPASLITTFFARVKEGGNVEKALKLQLWISTFIVAGALYFATDMFMIDSFQIGDKTITKWNVYTSVALGLFAGMFIGWITEIYTSHSYKPVREVADACDTGAATNIIYGLALGYKSTVVPVILLVIVIVVSNILAGMYGIAISAIGMISTIAIGLTIDAYGPVSDNAGGIAEMAELGKDVRDRTDNLDAAGNTTAAVGKGFAIGSAALTSLALFAAFITRTQNASKEMGEGAIDLTSIELLDPLVFGGLLFGAMLPFIFSAMTMKSVGKAALDMVKEVRRQFKEIPGLMEGKAKPEYAKCVDISTSAALREMIPPGLLVLLSPIVVGYLFGVKSLAGLLAGALVSGVVLAISSANSGGAWDNAKKYIEKTAGGKGSEKHKAAVVGDTVGDPFKDTSGPAINILIKLMAITSLVFAEFFVTKGGIILNFFK, encoded by the coding sequence ATGAATGTAGAGTTAATCATTATCGTCATGGCACTGGTCTCCATAGCCACGGCGATTTTCTACGCCGCACGTGTAATACGTATCCAAGTGGGTGTAGAGGGTGGCAACGACAAAGAAACCGCCAAATTAAAAGAAATCTCCGCCGCGATCGCAGAAGGGGCTATGGCCTTCCTTCTCAGAGAATACCGTGTCATTCTGCTTTTTATCAGCTTCATGACGGTTCTCATTTATCTTTTATTAGATAATCCCAACACAGAATTCAATGAAGGAATTTATACTTCGATCGCTTTTGTTTCGGGAGCCCTCATTTCTTGCCTTTCTGGATTTATCGGGATGAAAATTGCGACTGCCGGAAACGTAAGAACTGCCCAAGCAGCAAAAACATCTCTCTCCAAAGCGTTCCGAGTTGCATTTGACTCTGGAGCCGTTATGGGTTTTGGGCTTATTGGTCTTGCTGTTCTTGGCATGATAGGTTTATTCCTCCTTTTTACAGGTTCCAATCCAGCTGTTGCTAAACACATCCTCATGGAATCTCTTGCTGGTTTTGGTCTTGGTGGATCATCAGTGGCACTTTTTGGTCGTGTGGGTGGTGGTATTTACACAAAAGCCGCAGACGTTGGTGCTGACTTAGTTGGAAAAGTGGAAAAAGGAATCCCTGAAGATGACCCTCGTAACCCTGCAACGATTGCTGATAACGTTGGAGATAACGTAGGTGACATTGCTGGTATGGGTGCTGACCTTTTTGGATCTGCTGCGGAAGCTACTTGTGCTGCTCTTGTGATTGGTGCAACGGCTTCAGCTCTTGCAGACAATAACTCTGCTCTTCTTTATCCTCTTTTAATTTCTGCGATTGGAATTCCTGCATCCCTCATCACAACGTTCTTTGCGCGAGTGAAAGAAGGTGGAAACGTAGAAAAAGCTCTCAAACTCCAACTTTGGATTTCAACATTCATCGTAGCAGGTGCGCTTTATTTCGCAACAGACATGTTCATGATTGATAGTTTCCAAATCGGAGACAAAACCATCACTAAATGGAATGTGTACACTTCAGTCGCATTAGGTTTGTTTGCTGGTATGTTCATCGGTTGGATCACTGAGATTTATACGTCTCATTCTTACAAACCTGTGCGTGAAGTTGCTGACGCTTGTGATACTGGTGCTGCTACCAACATCATTTATGGATTAGCACTTGGTTACAAATCCACTGTAGTCCCTGTGATTTTACTTGTGATCGTAATTGTGGTTTCCAATATCCTTGCTGGGATGTATGGAATTGCGATTTCAGCAATTGGTATGATCTCTACAATTGCCATTGGACTTACCATTGATGCTTACGGCCCTGTTTCTGATAACGCGGGCGGAATTGCTGAAATGGCAGAACTTGGAAAAGATGTTCGTGATCGAACTGACAACCTTGATGCGGCTGGAAACACTACGGCAGCTGTAGGAAAAGGTTTTGCGATTGGTTCTGCAGCTCTGACTTCACTTGCCTTATTTGCAGCGTTTATCACAAGAACTCAAAACGCTTCCAAGGAAATGGGAGAAGGTGCGATTGATTTAACTTCGATCGAACTGCTTGATCCATTGGTATTTGGTGGTCTTCTCTTTGGAGCGATGCTTCCGTTTATCTTCTCTGCCATGACAATGAAATCAGTTGGAAAAGCAGCTCTTGATATGGTAAAAGAAGTTCGTCGCCAATTCAAAGAAATCCCTGGCCTTATGGAAGGAAAAGCAAAACCAGAGTATGCAAAATGTGTGGATATCTCCACTTCTGCTGCTCTACGTGAAATGATCCCTCCAGGACTTCTTGTACTCCTTAGCCCAATTGTTGTGGGTTATTTGTTTGGTGTGAAGTCCCTTGCAGGTTTACTTGCAGGAGCTCTTGTTTCTGGTGTGGTTCTTGCGATCTCTTCAGCTAACTCAGGTGGAGCATGGGACAACGCGAAAAAATACATTGAAAAAACTGCTGGTGGAAAAGGTTCTGAAAAACACAAAGCTGCAGTTGTAGGTGATACAGTAGGTGATCCGTTTAAAGATACATCTGGACCTGCAATCAACATCCTCATTAAACTGATGGCAATCACCTCACTCGTGTTTGCTGAGTTTTTTGTGACAAAAGGTGGGATCATTTTAAATTTCTTTAAATAA
- a CDS encoding tetratricopeptide repeat protein: MAEDKIVQETPAKAFDFLIKAKELNPDPDYRYYNLSAQAHMKLGQIFDGIHAYEESIKRKKDQLDLVLYIADFYEKEKKPREALFYTKLYLEQKPNAKYRLYLAAILSRQLGLEADYEKYIQTLENDNTFVSEKDALQTSLLKNIKNRKWKVADDLSLRYLVYFPREEGMYETLILARRGRNSDSLEQAYIWTSTIFLNETRYFTRYGVYLQEKQRYLESLTLFRRGFYNLLKYDPNSDAKEILFLIRQSYANLGKDRDTLAIDSLVKDFQNQKQLTGSDLENHVSTYRKNREYLLFAIHWFSSRDETKANEYRRKLKERDLEFEESEFLRVMGPFAALPQDL; the protein is encoded by the coding sequence ATGGCAGAGGACAAAATTGTCCAAGAAACTCCTGCCAAAGCCTTTGATTTTCTCATCAAAGCAAAAGAACTAAACCCAGACCCCGACTACAGGTATTACAATCTATCTGCCCAGGCCCATATGAAATTAGGCCAGATTTTTGATGGAATCCATGCTTACGAAGAATCCATCAAACGAAAAAAAGACCAATTGGATTTGGTATTGTACATTGCCGATTTTTATGAAAAAGAGAAAAAACCGAGAGAAGCACTTTTTTATACAAAATTGTATTTAGAACAAAAACCAAATGCGAAGTACAGATTGTACTTAGCCGCTATCCTTTCTCGCCAATTGGGGTTAGAAGCTGATTACGAAAAGTACATCCAAACTTTGGAAAATGACAATACGTTTGTCTCAGAAAAAGATGCCCTACAAACTAGCCTTCTCAAAAACATCAAAAATAGAAAATGGAAAGTAGCTGATGATTTAAGTTTACGATACCTTGTTTACTTTCCACGAGAAGAAGGAATGTATGAAACTTTGATCTTAGCAAGGCGTGGTCGAAATTCAGACTCACTTGAACAAGCCTACATTTGGACTTCTACAATTTTTCTAAATGAAACAAGATACTTCACACGTTATGGAGTTTACCTACAAGAAAAACAAAGGTATTTGGAGTCCTTAACTTTATTTCGGCGAGGATTTTACAACCTTCTCAAATATGATCCAAATTCAGATGCCAAGGAAATTTTATTTCTCATCCGCCAAAGTTATGCGAATCTTGGAAAAGACCGTGACACCTTAGCAATTGATTCCTTAGTCAAAGATTTCCAAAACCAAAAACAGCTCACTGGATCTGATCTTGAAAACCATGTTTCGACCTATCGAAAAAATAGAGAATATTTGCTTTTTGCGATCCATTGGTTTTCTTCGCGAGATGAAACCAAGGCAAATGAATACCGTAGGAAACTAAAGGAACGTGATTTGGAATTTGAAGAATCGGAATTCCTTCGTGTGATGGGCCCGTTTGCCGCTCTACCACAAGATTTATAG
- the acs gene encoding acetate--CoA ligase — translation MPKERIVAPSKEFAKFANVSLKEYKAKYKESIEKPEKFWAEQAKRLTWFKKWTKVLKHDFAKAKAEWFVGGKLNVSYNCLDRHLDSPLKNKAALIWEGDNPDESKVLTYHDLHREVNHFANVLKKFKVKKGDRVLIYLPMIPELAITTLACTRIGAVHSVVFGGFSPEALLGRIEDCKPTLVITADGGYRGGKPIELKKNVDVALSETKFQVNDVIVVKRTGDEGNLNWKEGRDHWYHYLMKDPEVKKECPAVPMDSEDPLFILYTSGSTGKPKGVLHTTAGYLLGANLTFATIFDYKDTDTYWCTADIGWITGHSYILYGPLSNGATSLMFEGVPSYPDMGRFWDVIDKYKVTVFYTAPTAIRALMREGLEPIKKRSLASLRLLGSVGEPINPEAWEWYYANIGKSKCPIVDTWWQTETGSIMISGIPGAIPQKPGSASWPFYGIQPVLVDNEGVEIKGKGEISGNLCIAKPWPSMMREVYGDPKRFFDTYFSQFKGYYFTGDGANRDKEGYFRITGRVDDVLNVSGHRIGSAEVESALVEHKSVAEAAVVGFPHDIKGQGIYAYVTVKQGVVTNDLLKKELIAMVEKMIGKIARPDVIHWAPGLPKTRSGKIMRRILRKIANNEFDTLGDISTLADPSVVQSLIDDKKKYHS, via the coding sequence ATGCCGAAAGAAAGAATCGTGGCACCATCCAAAGAATTTGCCAAATTTGCAAATGTTAGCTTAAAAGAATACAAAGCCAAATACAAAGAATCGATTGAAAAACCAGAAAAATTTTGGGCCGAACAAGCGAAACGCCTAACATGGTTTAAAAAATGGACAAAGGTTTTAAAACATGATTTTGCCAAAGCCAAAGCAGAATGGTTTGTCGGCGGAAAACTAAATGTTTCCTATAATTGTTTGGACCGTCACCTGGATTCACCTCTCAAAAACAAAGCTGCACTGATTTGGGAAGGAGACAATCCAGACGAATCAAAAGTTCTCACTTACCATGATCTACACCGTGAGGTGAATCACTTTGCTAATGTTTTAAAAAAGTTCAAAGTGAAAAAAGGGGATCGTGTCCTCATTTACCTTCCTATGATCCCTGAACTTGCAATTACTACGCTTGCTTGCACTCGCATTGGGGCAGTGCATTCTGTTGTGTTTGGAGGATTTTCACCAGAAGCCCTACTTGGTCGTATTGAGGATTGTAAACCAACACTCGTCATTACTGCTGATGGTGGATACCGCGGTGGCAAACCCATTGAACTGAAAAAAAACGTAGATGTTGCCTTATCAGAAACCAAGTTCCAAGTGAATGATGTCATCGTTGTCAAACGAACTGGAGACGAAGGTAATCTGAATTGGAAAGAAGGCCGTGACCATTGGTACCATTACCTCATGAAAGACCCAGAGGTGAAAAAGGAATGTCCCGCTGTTCCTATGGATTCTGAAGATCCACTTTTTATATTGTACACCTCCGGTTCCACAGGGAAACCAAAAGGTGTCTTACATACGACAGCTGGTTATTTGTTAGGTGCAAATCTTACGTTTGCAACCATCTTTGATTATAAAGACACTGACACCTACTGGTGTACGGCAGATATAGGATGGATCACAGGCCACAGTTATATTTTATATGGACCTCTTTCCAATGGAGCCACGTCTCTGATGTTTGAAGGGGTTCCCAGTTACCCAGATATGGGTAGATTTTGGGATGTGATTGATAAATACAAAGTTACAGTATTTTATACGGCACCAACTGCCATCCGTGCACTCATGCGAGAAGGACTTGAACCAATCAAAAAACGTTCACTCGCATCACTACGGTTACTCGGATCAGTGGGAGAACCAATCAATCCAGAAGCTTGGGAATGGTATTATGCCAATATTGGGAAATCAAAATGCCCAATTGTTGATACTTGGTGGCAAACAGAAACGGGTTCCATTATGATCTCAGGAATCCCGGGAGCAATCCCACAAAAACCTGGTTCGGCCAGTTGGCCTTTTTACGGAATCCAACCAGTCCTTGTGGACAATGAGGGTGTGGAGATCAAAGGCAAGGGAGAAATCTCAGGTAATCTCTGCATCGCAAAACCTTGGCCATCCATGATGCGCGAGGTGTATGGAGATCCGAAACGATTCTTTGATACTTATTTTTCCCAATTCAAAGGGTATTATTTTACGGGAGATGGAGCAAACCGAGACAAAGAAGGTTACTTTCGTATCACGGGAAGAGTCGACGATGTGCTCAATGTTTCAGGTCACCGCATTGGTTCAGCAGAAGTAGAAAGTGCCCTTGTCGAACACAAATCCGTGGCAGAAGCTGCGGTAGTTGGTTTTCCCCACGATATCAAAGGCCAAGGGATTTATGCCTATGTCACTGTGAAACAAGGGGTTGTAACAAACGACCTATTGAAAAAAGAACTCATTGCCATGGTGGAAAAAATGATTGGGAAAATTGCAAGACCCGACGTGATCCACTGGGCACCAGGACTTCCCAAAACTCGTTCCGGGAAAATCATGCGTAGGATCTTACGAAAAATTGCCAACAATGAATTTGATACATTAGGTGATATTAGTACCCTTGCGGATCCATCTGTAGTACAATCCTTAATTGATGATAAAAAGAAATATCATAGTTAA
- the folE gene encoding GTP cyclohydrolase I FolE gives MENLIEEILKQIGEDPNREGLVKTPNRVKKAYDFLTSGYKADINQLVNGAIFEESTTGMVLVRDIEMYSLCEHHLLPFYGRAHVAYIPNKKIIGISKIPRIVDVFARRLQVQERLTDQIAQAIQETLDPLGVGVVIKAKHLCMMMRGVEKQNSELFTSSLLGVFKTDPTTRSEFLDLIRTGSH, from the coding sequence ATGGAAAACTTAATCGAAGAAATCCTGAAACAAATTGGTGAAGACCCAAATCGAGAGGGTCTTGTGAAAACGCCCAACCGAGTCAAAAAGGCGTATGACTTTTTAACCAGCGGATACAAAGCGGACATCAACCAATTGGTAAACGGGGCTATTTTTGAAGAGAGTACAACGGGAATGGTGCTTGTTCGTGATATCGAAATGTACTCTTTATGTGAACACCACTTACTTCCTTTTTATGGAAGAGCACATGTTGCATACATTCCAAATAAAAAAATAATTGGGATTAGTAAAATTCCAAGAATTGTCGACGTATTTGCCCGTAGGTTACAAGTTCAGGAACGACTTACCGACCAAATTGCACAAGCCATCCAAGAAACTTTGGACCCACTGGGAGTTGGTGTTGTCATCAAAGCAAAACATTTGTGTATGATGATGAGAGGTGTCGAAAAACAAAACTCGGAACTATTCACTTCTAGTTTGCTTGGTGTTTTTAAAACAGATCCTACCACTAGAAGCGAATTTTTAGATCTGATCCGAACCGGTTCCCACTAA
- a CDS encoding glycosyltransferase family 4 protein — MQKKIGYDARMIENSGIGIRIQHILKFWPLSEKDAKLYLFGDPILLKKYEVPKHAEIIEYKTKIYSPREFLGHPKMEEMDVLDIPHFNIPLKYLRKCIVTIHDLIPYHFKETHSSFVKRLYLQIVFRSIQWFAKTIITVSNYTKEDLMKSFGYRRDRITVIYNGIDLKNFSKRSESQLDVFLKKHKLPKQYLFTVGIGKSHKNFPFLLSQLESLWNEKHLKLPLVVGGISKEIPKELLEFQKQNPNRIYFLSHLAYDELPLAYQGATLFVYPSLFEGFGFPVLEAQAMGTPVFSSNATVLPEVLGKGFEAFDPKEPISFSDQLLSLLKDKTRLSELRNFGKENAKSFTWTNALKTLEVLYKKQLG; from the coding sequence ATGCAAAAAAAAATTGGCTACGATGCAAGGATGATCGAAAATTCTGGGATAGGAATTCGCATCCAACATATATTAAAATTTTGGCCTTTAAGTGAAAAGGACGCCAAACTTTATCTATTCGGAGATCCTATCCTTCTCAAAAAATATGAAGTTCCAAAACATGCAGAAATCATAGAATACAAAACAAAAATTTATTCACCAAGGGAATTTTTAGGCCATCCCAAAATGGAGGAGATGGATGTATTGGACATACCCCATTTTAATATTCCACTCAAGTACCTTCGTAAATGTATCGTTACCATTCATGACTTAATCCCTTATCACTTTAAGGAAACCCATAGTTCTTTTGTAAAACGATTGTATCTGCAAATTGTTTTTCGTTCCATTCAGTGGTTTGCCAAAACGATAATCACGGTTTCTAATTATACAAAAGAAGATCTAATGAAAAGTTTTGGTTATAGAAGGGATCGAATTACTGTTATTTATAACGGGATTGATTTAAAAAATTTTTCAAAACGATCAGAGTCACAACTGGACGTGTTTCTTAAAAAACATAAATTACCAAAACAGTATCTCTTTACCGTTGGGATCGGCAAATCTCACAAAAATTTTCCATTCTTATTATCACAATTGGAATCGTTATGGAATGAGAAACACCTCAAACTTCCACTTGTGGTTGGTGGGATAAGTAAGGAAATTCCAAAAGAATTATTGGAATTCCAAAAACAAAATCCAAATCGAATTTATTTTCTCTCTCATCTAGCATATGACGAGTTACCACTAGCTTACCAAGGAGCAACTTTGTTTGTCTATCCTTCACTCTTTGAAGGGTTTGGTTTTCCTGTATTGGAGGCACAAGCAATGGGAACTCCTGTTTTTTCTTCCAATGCGACGGTGTTACCAGAAGTGTTAGGAAAAGGGTTTGAAGCGTTTGATCCTAAAGAACCAATTTCCTTTTCCGACCAACTTCTTTCCCTTCTCAAAGACAAAACTCGTCTTTCTGAATTGAGAAACTTCGGGAAAGAAAATGCTAAATCGTTTACTTGGACGAATGCATTAAAAACTCTCGAGGTTTTGTACAAAAAACAATTGGGATAG
- a CDS encoding (2Fe-2S)-binding protein has product MIKCHCAEVFFESILNVVKETNRPILEVAREMGAADTCTACVPDMLAFIERELEGQLAGNTNH; this is encoded by the coding sequence ATGATCAAGTGTCACTGTGCAGAAGTTTTCTTTGAAAGCATCTTAAATGTTGTCAAAGAAACAAATCGCCCTATACTAGAAGTTGCCCGTGAGATGGGAGCGGCAGATACTTGTACGGCTTGTGTTCCGGATATGTTAGCCTTCATCGAACGAGAATTGGAAGGCCAACTTGCAGGAAATACAAATCATTGA